In Dermacentor silvarum isolate Dsil-2018 chromosome 2, BIME_Dsil_1.4, whole genome shotgun sequence, the following proteins share a genomic window:
- the LOC125942910 gene encoding uncharacterized protein LOC125942910 gives MTLTRPHSQNIALILLVRRLRKKRKRTMYIRELFDKRPQLGDYHQLVQELRQVDPEYHFKYFRMTKAKFDHLLSLVYERILHAPNHRRPIRPAERLAVTLRFLATGASMQDIAMSYCMHATTVAGILKETLPAIWDCLSPLVLKPPAGADWDKIRRAYSSKWNFPNVVGSIDGKHFAIQCPDNSGSDYFNYKGFYSIVLLAVADADYRFTLVEVGAQGRTSDGAFFNDSSIREVFEHGSLELPTAVNGWPVFMVGDAAFPLRTYLMRPYPGRQLDERKRIFNYRLSRARRCVENAFGILVSRWRAFLGTVTGQPELLTDMVKAAVCLHNFLMVDSAYCPAGYGDTVCGEEIQDGYWRHAITPVGATAVSSSNRSSPTAMSLRDDISNYFLSAAGSVPWQVKVIRRN, from the exons ATGACGTTAACTCGCCCTCACAGCCAGAATATCGCACTCATAttgctagtgcgtcggctacgcAAAAAACGGAAGCGGACCATGTACATAAGAGAGCTTTTTGACAAGCGCCCTCAACTCGGCGACTACCACCAGCTGGTGCAGGAGCTCCGCCAAGTGGACCCTGAGTACCACTTTAAGTATTTCAG AATGACCAAGGCGAAGTTCGATCACCTGTTGAGCTTAGTGTACGAGAGAATACTGCATGCGCCTAACCACAGGAGACCGATACGCCCTGCGGAAAGGCTGGCAGTGACTTTGAG GTTTCTGGCAACAGGTGCCTCAATGCAAGACATCGCAATGAGCTACTGTATGCACGCTACAACGGTTGCTGGAATTTTAAAAGAAACGCTACCGGCGATATGGGACTGCCTATCGCCGCTCGTCCTGAAGCCCCCAGCAGGTGCTGATTGGGACAAAATTCGCCGGGCATATAGCTCAAAGTGGAATTTTCCAAATGTAGTCGGAAGCATAGATGGCAAGCACTTTGCAATTCAGTGCCCTGATAACAGCGGGTCAGATTATTTCAACTATAAAGGCTTCTACTCCATTGTTCTGCTTGCCGTGGCTGATGCAGACTACCGGTTTACTCTTGTCGAAGTCGGGGCCCAAGGAAGGACTTCAGATGGTGCTTTCTTTAATGACAGCTCTATTAGAGAAGTTTTTGAGCATGGAAGTTTGGAGCTCCCTACAGCAGTCAATGGGTGGCCAGTTTTTATGGTAGGTGACGCAGCATTTCCGTTGCGCACATATCTAATGCGTCCGTACCCAGGAAGGCAGTTGGACGAAAGGAAAAGAATTTTTAATTATCGTCTATCAAGGGCGAGAAGGTGCGTGGAGAACGCATTTGGAATCCTCGTGTCGCGGTGGAGGGCTTTTCTAGGCACTGTCACGGGACAGCCTGAACTGCTCACTGACATGGTGAAGGCAGCAGTGTGCTTGCACAACTTCTTGATGGTAGATTCGGCGTACTGTCCTGCAGGCTATGGCGACACAGTGTGTGGCGAGGAAATACAGGATGGGTATTGGAGGCATGCCATCACACCGGTTGGAGCGACTGCAGTGTCTAGCAGTAATCGATCTTCTCCTACAGCCATGTCACTCAGAGATGACATTTCAAATTACTTCTTGTCTGCAGCAGGCTCTGTGCCATGGCAGGTTAAAGTGATTAGGCGGAACTGA